The sequence GGGAGCCAGTGTCGGGTGTGTCTGTGGCTCCGGGGGCAGGGGGAGccagtgtcgggtgtgtgtttgtggctcCGGAGGCAGGGGGAGCCAGTGTCGGGTGTGTTTGTGGCTCCGGAAGCAGGGGGAGCCAGTGTCGGGTGTGTTTGTGGCTCCGGAAGCAGGGGGAGccagtgtcgggtgtgtgtttgtggctcCGGAGGCAGGGGAGAGTCAGTGTCGGGTGTGTCTGTGGCTCCGGAGGCAGGAGGAGCCAGTGTCGGGTGTGTCTGTGGCTCCGGGGGCAGGAGGAGTCAGTGTCGGGTGTGTCTGTGGCTCCGGGGGCAGGAGGAGCCAGTGTCGGGTGTGTCTGTGGCTCCGGGGGCAGGGGGAGCCAGTGTCGGGTGTGTTTGTGGCTCCGGAAGCAGGGGGAGCCAGTGTCGGGTGTGTCTGTGGCTCCGGGGGCAGGAGGAGTCAGTGTCGGGTGTGTCTGTGGCTCCGGGGGCAGGAGGAGTCAGTGTCGGGTGTGTCTGTGGCTCCGGGGGCAGGGGGAGCCAGTGTCGGGTGTGTTTGTGGCTCCGGAGGCAGGGGGAGCCAGTGTCGGGTGTCTGTGGCTTAAAGTTCACATATGGTTTCATTTTGATGACTTCAGCACTCGTTGTTGCCTTCCtgggtgtgtctctctctctcacgtcgtTGGTCTCATTACTAATCCTCATTCGGGCGGTCCACTCCTTTCCTGAGGCTGGCCATACAGATGTGCTTGCGGACGCACTTGCTGGGGCAACATTTTTGGTCTTGGGCGCAGTACCCGTCAGAAGCACAGCTGGGGAGCCGTTTGGGCTCGCCAGACACAAGCTGCACTGATCCAGAAGTCTTGGCTACCTGCGATAGAAAGATGTAAGATTAGATCAAGTCCTCAGAAGGTAGAGATTCTAAGTTGTTCTTCCGAACTTGACGCGCTGTAAGTTAACTTAGCGTGCGTGTGTTGGGTGCAGAGATCAGCGTGTAAATACGCAGTTATAATGTCTTAGATGGAAGAAAACTTGTTGGAAGATAAGTTGGTCTGTTTTTAACAATTCAGTtggggattgggtgattataaataggagctgcctcgtatgggccaataggccttctgcagttacctttattcttatggtcTTATTTTTGCAATGTTCAACGTGCCCTTTAAGATTCATCCGCGTACTGTAAGGGCAAATAATTGCCCAGAGAAGcaagccacctaacctaacctatcctagggcTAACTGTACACAAATTAATATCATATAATCTTTATTTACATATAAAAAGCATTATGAATGCCCAGCTTGATCGATCAATGCTACGGATGGAGTCTCTTCAGGTCCTTAGTAGATAACGTCAACTCAACCAGTAGTCAATACAAACCGAAATCACAATAGAGTGATGGATCAGTGAGAAAATATTGGAGGAATATGGTGAAACTGAACTCGTGTGTGAGTtcactatttgtacctgcagaatcgagctagtaGCTGaaagagaaaatcagtaggagtcctgaagaagattcgaacctgctcaCTTAGTACTCCCAAGCAAGCGCCAACgaccaccagaccacaacatggtcCAAGAGCTATTGGATCTTGAACTCGGAGTTCtaatcaatctatttttcctgttatggctactacatatatttttagcacacatccccaggaagcagcccatagcagccgtccaattccaaggtacctattcactgctaggttaacaggggcatcaggtgaaagacgttctgcccatttgtttccgcctcggccggaAATTGAACCCCCGCTCTTAGGACTGCGACCCCCGaacgctgtccgctcggccgcgaggccctgtactcacctagttgtgcttgcgggagttgaactctggctctttggtccagcctctcaactgtcaatcaactgatgtacaggttcctgaccctattgagctctatcatatctacacttgaaactgtgtatggagtcagcctccaccacatcacttcctaatgcattccatttgtcaaccactctgacactaacaaagttctttctaatatctctgtggttcatttgggcactcagtttccacctgtgtcccctagtgcgtgtgccccgtgtgttaaatagtctgtctttatctaccctatcaattcctttgagaatcttgtatgtggtgatcttgtcccccctaactcttctgtcttccagcgacgtgaggtttaattcccgtagtctctcctcgtagatcatacctttcagttcgggtactagtctggaggcaaacctttgaactttttccagtttaatcttatgcttgactatatatagactccatgctggatctgcatactccaggattggtctgacatatgtggtatacaaagttctgaatgattcctttcacaagtttctcaaggccgttcttatgttggccaactggcatatgccgctgatgttatcctcttgatatgggcttcagggaacaggtctggcgtgatatcatcccccatgtctttctctctctctctgactcttgaagaatttcatctccaaaatgataccttgtatctggtctcttgctccctacacctatcttcattacattacatttgcttgggttaaactccaacaaacatttgttcgaccattccttcagtttgtccaggtcttcttgaagcctcaagaagtcctcctctgttttaatccttctcataattttggcatcgtcaacaaacattgagaggaacgagtctataccctctgagacATCATTTacttatcagaaacaggataggtccgagtagagccttgtgggactccactggtgatttcacgccaatctgaggcgtGAAGGcaaccctcactgtaactctctgcttcctattgcttaggtgctcccttatccactggagcaccttaccagttactcctgcctgtctctccagcttttgtaccagcctcttatgcggtactgtgtcaaaggctttccgacagtctgtgtgtgtgtgtgtgtgtgtgtgtgtgtgtactcacctagttgtgtttgcgggggttgagctctggctctttggtcccgcctctcaaccgtcaatcaacaggtgtacagattcctgagcctatcgggctctgtcatatctacacttgaaactgtgtatggagtgagcctccaccacatcaccccctaatgcattccatttgtcaaccactctgacactaaaaaagttctttctaatatctctgtggctcatttgggcactcagtttccacctgtgtccccttgtgcgtgttccccttgtgttaaatagactgtctttatctaccctatcaatccccttcagaatcttgaatgtggtgatcatgtcccccctaactcttctgtcttccagcgaagtgaggtttaattcccgtagtctctcctcgtagctcatacctctcagctcgggtactagtctggtggcaaacctttgaaccttttccagtttagtcttatccttgactagatatggactccatgctggggctgcatactccaggattggcctgacatatgtggtatacaaagttctgaatgattctttacacaagtttctgaatgccgttcgtatgttggccagcctggcatatgccgctgatgttatccgcttgatatgtgctgcaggagacaggtctggcgtgatatcaacccccaagtctttttccttctctgactcctgaagaatttcctctcccagatgataccttgtatctggcctcctgctccctacacctatcttcattacattacatttggttgggttaaactctaacaaccatttgttcgaccattccttcagcttgtctaggtcttcttgaagcctcaaacagtcctcttctgttttaatccttctcataattttagcatcgtccgcaaacattgagagaaatgaatcgataccctccgggagatcatttacatatatcagaaacaagataggaccgagtacagagccctgtgggactccactggtgacttcacgccaatcggaggtctcacccctcaccgtaactctctgcttcctattacttagatactcccttatccactggagcaccttaccagctacacctgcctgtctctccagcttatgtaccagcctcttatgcggtactgtgtcaaaggctttccgacaatccaagaaaatgcagtccgcccagccctctctttcttgcttaatttgtgtcacctgatcgtagaattctatcaagcctgtaaggcaagatttaccctccctgaatccatgttggcgatttatcacgaagtcccttctctccagatgtgttactaggttttttctcacgatcttctccatcaccttgcatggtatacaagtcaaggacactggcctgtagttcagtgcctcttgtctgtcgccctttttgtatattgggaccacattcgccgtcttccatatttctggtaggtctcccgtctctagtgatttactatacactgtgtgtgtgtgtgtgtgtgtgtgtgtgtgtgtgtgtgtgtgtgtgtgtgtgtgtgtgtgtgtgtgtgtgtgtgtgtgtgtgtgtgtgtgtgtacctgtcttGTTATCTCTCTTTGTGCATGTCACTCttattacctgtgtgtgtgtgtgtgtgtgtgtgtgtgtgtgtgtgtgtgtgtgtgtgtgtgtgtgtgtgtgtgtgtgtgtgtgtgtgtgtgtgtgtgtgtgtgtgtgtgtgtgtgtacctgtcttGTTATCTCTCTATGTGCATGTCACTcttattacgtgtgtgtgtgtgtgtgtgtgtgtgtgtgtgtgtgtgtagctctcACATCTACAGTGTGCAAGAGCACTTTGGCAAATCAACTTTGCTTAATGGAGATCTCTCGCACACAGTCCTTTTCAACAACATTTTGCACATGTGATTATTTTTTTAATAGTTTTTGCTTGGTCTCTGGCACGGAGAGGCGGACTGTCGGGGGCTTTAAGTGACGTCTGACCAAGAACACCACTTATTGGCTGACAAGTTCGGAGTGCTGACTCTTGCAATAATAATTAAGTCTTCGGGTTTGGCTGCCGAGTCCTCAGAAATAAATAATACAGATTCACTGACGATGACGAGGAGTATTTAAAACGTCTTAACAATTCCAAAAATTGAAACAAGCAGTTGGATGGTTTTTGTAACTGTTATCCTGTTATCCTTCAATTGATGAGGAGAAATTACTGAAAAAACATGTTAGCTTTCACCTGGTCATCTTGACTGACACAATATGGTCGACAGATACAGGACGGAATGCAACTGTATCACTAAAGCTGTATTCTTAACAGCGTGCAACTCGAGTGAGGACGCTTGAGTGTTCCCTCAAGTGTTAGGTCTGGTTGCACACTCAACCTCATCCCGTTGTCACACTTGGAATGAAGTGACTTTATGCTCACTTCACAGGTTGTCACACGTGGAATAAAGTGTCTTAATAGCCTTCAAAATCCTTTTGAAAAATACAGTGTCTAGTACTGTCTTCAAACAGTAGTCAATATCatacacagtattaatgtgacaactgCCTACATGATTCATACAACTATATATTTAATTGTATATTACACTTACATGCCTAAAAAACATTGTTTTGGGAGGGGCGTGGGACGCCATTGTTCGTATTGTACTATACAATAGATATTGTATCTGAATTTACGTGAATTTCATTTTATACAAATCATTGAAGAAACAGTGTTGCGTATACATACACATGTATGAAAACTTCAGATAGTTTATACAATTATTGCTTAAAATACTATTTGAATTTGCATATTGATTTGTATATTGCTTACAATACTATTTTAATTTGCATATTGATTTGTATATTGCTTAAAATActtttaatataaataataataatgataataatagaaTACACAGAGTATTTTAATTCATAATGATGTCAGCAGTATCAGCCTGAGTCAGATAATGATGGAGTTGGTGCGGCTGACTTCAGCTGACGTCCAGAGGATGGCAGCTACTGACTTTTACAACAATTATCAAACAATGTGACTTCCACGTGACGCGTCGACTTTTAGCACTCTCCTGATGGCTTGTCACTGATATCTACACATTTTGTCTTGTTTTCAGAGACCTTTTTTTTCTTGTAATTGGTAACATCTCTATTTTAAAAGAGTGTTTTCGCTCTCACGACAGTTTATGCCATCGCTCGAGACGAGGAAGTTGGATTTAGTTTGGGAGAATAGTTTAATTAGAAACAAAAATTGGTAGATTGTTTATGACTAAGGTGGAAGGAGAGGCCCAGTACATGCTCTTGAACAAGGTGCTAAGGCTTTAGCAAGGATCCTTTAACTAGGTGCTAAGGCTTTAACAAGGATCCTTTAACTAGGTGCTAAGGCTTTAGCAAGGTTCCTTTAACTAGGTGCTAAGGCTTTAGCAAGGATCCTTTAACTAGGTGCTAAGGCTTTAACAAGGATCCTTTAACTAGGTGCTAAGGCTTTAACAAGGATCCTTTAACTAGGTGCTAAGGCTTTAGCAAGGTTCCTTTAACTAGGTGCTAAGGCTTTAGCAAGGTTCCTTTAACTAGGTGCTAAGGCTTTAGCAAGGTTCCTTTAACTAGGTGCTAAGGCTTTAACAAGGATCCTTTAACTAGGTGCTAAGGCTTTAGCAAGGTTCCTTTAACAAGGTGCTAAGACTTTAACAAGGTTCCTTTAACAAGGTGCTAAGGCTTTAACAAGGTTCCTTTAAGAAGGTGCTAAGACTTTAACAAGGATCCTTTAACTAGGTGCTAAGACTTTAACAAGGTTCCTTTACCAAGGTGCTAAGACTTGAACAAGGTTCCTTTAACAAGGTGCTAAGACTTTAACAAGGTTCCTTTAACAAGGTACTGTCAAACCGTGTTCAATATTACACTGACTCATATATTAGATCTTTCCTTCGCCTTCATTCAAATACCAGGGAAGTGTGGTAAGTTTCTCCACCGTTTAGACCATCACGATTCATCATAGCAGTACAATAGCGTTCTTTGTGAGCCATACCTACGCACCAGCAGCATGAAGAGTTGCATAAATAGTTGATCGTATTACACCGTCTTGGGGGATTGTTAGTTCTGCGTTTCTCAGTATCATATAATGGAAAATTGTATGATTTCAGTGATTGTAACTCTGTATAGCACCgggaggatacacacacacacacacacacacacacacacacacacacacacacacacacacacacacacacacacacacacatatatacacagttttaagtgtagatatgattgagcccaataggctcaggaacctgtacacctgttgattgacggttgagaggcgggaccaaagagccagagctcaacccccgcaagcacaactagatgagtacaactaggtgagtacacacacacacacacacacacacacacacacacacacacacacacacacacacacacacacacacacacacacacacacacacacacacacgtgtacttaCCTTCGCCTTCTTAGTGACGAGGAAGATGCCATTGCTCTTGCACACCTGATCTTCCTCCTCAGGGCAACGACCCTCATGCGAGTCGTGGCTCGTCGGAACTGAAACAAAGGGCACGACCCTCAGTCACTGTAGCTTTAATATTGTCAAGCAGTGAGTGCTCCCCAGGGGTCGGTCCGTCTGACGCCTgaggttcaagtacgtttattgacacaatacaatacatctcaaaagggatagagtagcttaggctatttctcctTGGCTCCTGAAGTGATGATAAGGGGGAAGGAAGAGGATATAGTTGTGCTTAATGAGATAGTTCGAGACACAACTGCCTTGTTAGGCACAGTAAGGAGTTGTGAGTAATAAGAAGTTGTAAAACGTGATCAAATTATGAGACACAGATTGTAGGACTGAAGGGATTCGGGAATTGGCACTAAGACACAGGACTTAATTGAGCAACCAAAACTTTGCGTCCTAGTTATAAATTCAGTATATCAAATAAAATGCGAAACTAAAATCAAGCGTTCGAGTAATTGTATGCGAGGCTCTGAGACGTTGGGAACTTCTTCTTGGCAATTTTAGATGAAAATATGTCCTGTCATATTTTGACATATTTTGATCAAAAACCTGTCTCCCAAACATTTGTAGGTGTTGACAAGATTTCTGGGGTTGGAGAATGGCAGAGAGGTGCCATTAGATGCCCCAGGTATCCGGAGAGACCTGGGGCATCCATGCCCCTACCCTCACAACACAGATGTGTTGTGAGGGGTAGGGGCATGGGTAAGGAAGGGGTAAGGCACGCATGGGTAAGGGAGGGGTAAGGGGTTTTATTAGAGGAAGAGGTTGCtgtgagggagtggggagggagagggggtgatgGGTAAGGGGAGGTGTGGATAGGTGAGGTGTGGAATGGTAAGGAGGGAGCAGGAGTGAGGTGTGGTACTCACTTGGCATCGAACTGTCGGCACAGCAGTAGACATCACCGTGGTAGACACAGTAGTAATAACAGTTACTGGGGGAACCATCTGTTGGAGAGATAAATCTATTAAAATGTATTCTATtcatatgtacatgtgtatatgtgtgctGTATTATGTATGTTTGAGACACGTATCCTCCTCCTAGGTGACGTGCCAAGTCCACCTCATGTCTCACGATGTTTAAGTCATGTCTTCTTGAGTCAAAAACGCCTCGAATCGAATTGTAAGTTccaatgtttaaaaaaaaactgacGTCTTTTCTCCATTACAAAAAATAATATTTGGATTCAAAATCTAGCCTGAAGTTTCTAAGAGTCAAAACGAGAGCGGTAAATTTTCTTCACAATGACTGCTTGAGTAGGAAAAGACGACTCAAGTTTTATAAAAAGTTGAAATTGGGAAATATGTTCATGTTTATGTTAAAAAATAAAAGATGTATATTTCAAGCTGACGAAAAGCAAACTTAACATTTTAtgaagttttgtgtgtgtgtgtgtgtgtgtgtgtgtgtgtgtgtgtgtgtgtgtgtgtgtgtgtgtgtgtgtgtgtgtgagtcaggtATTTTGGGTGTCTAGGTTGTGACAATTAGCATAGAATAAAACCAATTTTCGTCTTTATATCAATAACAGAGGA is a genomic window of Procambarus clarkii isolate CNS0578487 chromosome 8, FALCON_Pclarkii_2.0, whole genome shotgun sequence containing:
- the LOC123759878 gene encoding uncharacterized protein isoform X1; protein product: MMQSGLLLLLLTAVAGSATACKYWCKIPDSSSYECCDEGNHTHEEKNGENEAAAAALTSDGSPSNCYYYCVYHGDVYCCADSSMPIPTSHDSHEGRCPEEEDQVCKSNGIFLVTKKAKVAKTSGSVQLVSGEPKRLPSCASDGYCAQDQKCCPSKCVRKHICMASLRKGVDRPNED
- the LOC123759878 gene encoding uncharacterized protein isoform X2; this translates as MMQSGLLLLLLTAVAGSATACKYWCKIPDSSSYECCDEGNHTHEDGSPSNCYYYCVYHGDVYCCADSSMPIPTSHDSHEGRCPEEEDQVCKSNGIFLVTKKAKVAKTSGSVQLVSGEPKRLPSCASDGYCAQDQKCCPSKCVRKHICMASLRKGVDRPNED